From Paenibacillus sp. V4I7, one genomic window encodes:
- a CDS encoding YqeG family HAD IIIA-type phosphatase, translating into MLKKLVPRQSVHTIYDIDANHLWGFGVRGIITDLDNTLVGARDPLATPELIEWLNRLQKMGFKVVIVSNNNHGRVSAFAEPLGIPFIHRAKKPTNVSFHRAMKLLGTNARQTAVIGDQMLTDVLGGNRMGLYTILVQPISIKDEGFFTKINRRIEKWALARMKK; encoded by the coding sequence TTGCTGAAAAAGCTAGTGCCCAGACAATCTGTACATACGATCTATGATATTGATGCCAATCACCTATGGGGATTTGGTGTTCGCGGTATCATAACAGATCTCGATAATACACTCGTAGGCGCACGAGATCCGCTTGCGACTCCGGAGTTAATTGAGTGGTTGAATCGTTTGCAAAAAATGGGCTTCAAGGTCGTCATCGTGTCCAATAATAATCATGGACGGGTTTCAGCCTTTGCGGAGCCGCTAGGTATTCCATTCATTCACCGGGCTAAGAAACCAACGAACGTTTCATTCCACAGAGCCATGAAGCTGCTTGGTACGAATGCGAGACAAACAGCTGTCATTGGTGATCAAATGTTAACAGACGTTCTTGGAGGCAATCGGATGGGGCTATACACGATCCTTGTTCAACCCATTTCAATTAAGGATGAGGGTTTTTTTACGAAAATCAATCGTCGTATTGAGAAATGGGCTTTAGCAAGGATGAAGAAATAG